The proteins below come from a single Mauremys reevesii isolate NIE-2019 linkage group 6, ASM1616193v1, whole genome shotgun sequence genomic window:
- the F2RL1 gene encoding proteinase-activated receptor 2 gives MRGRRWLQLLLLCAALVATPVESQTNRSKGRSFAGQGVENKNASVKSYTVDDFATKILTGKLTTVFLPVVYITVFLIGLPSNAMALWVFFFRTKKKHPAVIYMANLALADLLFVFWFPLKIAYHINGNNWIYGEGLCKILVGFFYGNMYCSILFMTCLSVQRYWVIVNPILHSRKKSELALGVSIAIWILIFLSTIPLYLVDQTAYISNLNITTCHDVLPQDVLARDMFNYFLSLAIGVFLFPAVLTAVAYILMIKTLNASITDVDIGKKRKRAIKLIIAVLSIYLICFIPSNILLVVHYSLIRDYGQSHVYASYIIALCLSTLNSAIDPFIYYFVSKDFRDNLKNAFLCRSVRTVKRMQVSLSSSRYPKKSNSYSSSSNTTKTTY, from the coding sequence TGGAAAGTCAAACCAACCGTTCAAAAGGAAGAAGTTTTGCTGGCCAAGGGGTTGAAAATAAAAATGCCTCTGTAAAATCATATACTGTGGATGACTTTGCTACAAAAATCCTTACTGGAAAACTGACTACAGTTTTTCTCCCTGTAGTCTACATCACTGTGTTTCTTATTGGTTTACCAAGCAATGCCATGGCTTTATGGGTCTTTTTCTTCAGAACCAAGAAGAAACATCCAGCTGTGATTTATATGGCTAACCTGGCACTAGCAGATCTTCTGTTTGTCTTCTGGTTCCCTCTGAAGATTGCATACCATATAAATGGCAACAACTGGATCTATGGTGAAGGACTTTGCAAAATACTCGTTGGAtttttttatggaaatatgtaCTGCTCTATTCTTTTTATGACATGTCTCAGTGTCCAAAGGTACTGGGTCATAGTGAACCCCATACTACACTCAAGAAAGAAGTCTGAACTGGCACTAGGAGTTTCAATTGCAATATGGATACTGATTTTCCTGAGCACCATTCCATTGTACCTTGTTGATCAAACTGCATATATTTCAAATCTTAATATTACTACTTGTCACGATGTGTTGCCCCAGGATGTATTGGCTCGTGACATGTTTAATTATTTCCTTTCTCTAGCAATTGGAGTCTTCTTATTCCCAGCTGTTCTCACGGCTGTTGCCTACATACTAATGATTAAGACTTTGAATGCCTCCATTACAGATGTAGACATTGGAAAGAAACGGAAAAGAGCAATCAAGCTCATTATTGCAGTACTATCCATATATCTTATCTGTTTTATACCTAGTAATATTCTACTTGTCGTGCACTATTCTCTGATCAGGGACTATGGCCAAAGTCACGTGTATGCCTCATATATAATAGCGTTGTGTCTTTCCACTCTGAACAGTGCCATTGATCCATTCATCTATTATTTTGTTTCAAAAGACTTCAGAGACAATCTTAAAAATGCTTTCCTTTGCCGAAGTGTGCGAACTGTGAAGAGGATGCAAGTCTCTCTTTCATCGAGTAGATACCCTAAGAAATCCAACTCTTATTCTTCTAGTTCAAACACAACTAAGACAACTTACTAA